In Capsicum annuum cultivar UCD-10X-F1 chromosome 11, UCD10Xv1.1, whole genome shotgun sequence, one genomic interval encodes:
- the LOC124888852 gene encoding uncharacterized protein LOC124888852, producing the protein MNKKLVVDSNEEAPKSQERDEKELMMSKEMVDEERDPKVVESDEQQGDPLPTMKFPPPFPQRLKKKEDNAKFKTFLSKLSNVSINIPLLKVIQEIPGYAKLMKKLISKKCLVDDETIKVTHGCSSIMTSAIAKKKEDTRAFTIPCTIGTHKFEKALCDLSAKINLMLHAIYQILSLGTPTPTTMRLLMADRHMKKPVGILFDV; encoded by the coding sequence ATGAATAAGAAGCTTGTGGTTGATTCAAATGAGGAGGCTCCAAAGTCtcaagaaagagatgaaaaagaACTAATGATGAGTAAAGAAATGGTTGATGAGGAAAGAGATCCTAAGGTAGTTGAGAGTGATGAACAACAAGGTGATCCATTGCCTACCATGAAATTTCCTCCTCCATTCCCTCAAAGACTAAAAAAGAAGGAGGACAATGCTAAATTCAAGACGTTCCTTTCTAAGCTTAGTAATGTATCAATTAATATCCCATTGCTAAAGGTCATTCAAGAGATTCCAGGATATGCTAAGCTTATGAAAAAGTTGATATCAAAGAAATGTCTTGTTGATGATGAGACCATTAAAGTTACTCATGGGTGTAGCTCTATTATGACTAGTGCTATAGCGAAAAAGAAAGAGGATACTCGGGCTTTTACAATCCCTTGCACCATAGGGACACACAAGTTTGAAAAAGCTTTGTGTGACCTTAGTGCAAAAATCAATCTCATGCTCCATGCAATCTATCAAATACTTAGTTTAGGTACTCCTACTCCAACAACAATGAGGCTTTTGATGGCGGACCGGCATATGAAGAAACCGGTTGGGATATTGTTCGATGTTTAG